From the Lolium rigidum isolate FL_2022 chromosome 2, APGP_CSIRO_Lrig_0.1, whole genome shotgun sequence genome, one window contains:
- the LOC124686526 gene encoding uncharacterized protein LOC124686526: MFRLRSTMLSRLLSPSSACPVSSIQRFLSAEAPLISPKPSFAVEDYLVTTCGLTRAQALKASAKLSHLKSPANPDAVLAFLDGVGLSSADVAALVAKDPHFLCASVERTLAPVVFRLTSHGLSHAEIARFVSLGLSIFRSRSAVSNLPYYLSLFGSTENLVLFLKRSSSLLGSSLEKVVKPNVAFLRECGLGDCDISKLCLSSPWLFKMNPERVQAMVERTQELGAHRGSVMFRHVLKAVAFLGEEKITAKMEYLKNTFRWSDAEVGTAVSALPAMLARSKDMLRRRSEFLISEVGLEPAYIARRPALLSYSLEGRQRPRFYAVKFLKENGLLKRDPSYYAIVKVTEKVFMERYIFPHKEAAPHLPEDYATACRGEVPARLMFA, translated from the coding sequence atgttccgCCTCCGAAGCACCATGCTCAGCCGTCTCCTCTCTCCATCCTCCGCCTGCCCCGTCTCCTCTATCCAGCGCTTCCTCTCCGCCGAGGCCCCCCTCATTAGCCCAAAACCTAGCTTCGCCGTCGAGGATTACCTTGTCACCACCTGCGGCCTCACCCGAGCGCAAGCTCTCAAGGCCTCCGCGAAGCTCTCCCACCTCAAATCCCCCGCCAATCCCGACGCTGTCCTTGCCTTCCTCGACGGCGTCGGCCTCTCCAGCGCAgacgtcgccgccctcgtcgccaaAGACCCGCACTTCCTCTGCGCCAGTGTAGAGAGAACCCTGGCCCCCGTCGTCTTCCGGCTCACTAGCCACGGCCTCTCACATGCTGAGATCGCGCGCTTCGTCTCGCTCGGCCTCTCCATCTTCCGTTCTAGATCCGCCGTCTCCAATCTACCATACTACCTGTCGCTCTTCGGCTCCACCGAGAACCTCGTCCTGTTTCTCAAGCGAAGCTCCAGCCTCCTCGGAAGCAGCCTTGAGAAGGTGGTCAAGCCCAATGTCGCGTTCCTGCGGGAGTGCGGGCTAGGTGATTGTGATATTTCCAAGTTGTGCCTCTCTTCCCCATGGCTGTTCAAAATGAACCCAGAGCGCGTCCAAGCGATGGTGGAGCGCACCCAAGAGCTTGGTGCGCACCGTGGGTCGGTGATGTTCAGGCACGTGCTGAAGGCTGTTGCATTCCTTGGCGAGGAGAAGATCACGGCCAAAATGGAGTACTTGAAGAACACATTCAGGTGGTCGGATGCTGAGGTGGGCACTGCTGTTTCTGCTCTTCCAGCGATGCTGGCGAGATCTAAGGACATGCTGCGGAGGAGGTCAGAATTCCTCATCTCTGAGGTGGGGTTGGAACCAGCCTACATTGCTCGTCGCCCGGCATTGCTCTCTTATAGCTTGGAGGGCCGGCAGAGACCCCGCTTTTATGCTGTGAAGTTTCTCAAGGAAAATGGACTGCTCAAGCGTGACCCGAGCTACTATGCAATAGTCAAGGTCACCGAGAAGGTATTCATGGAGAGGTACATATTCCCTCACAAGGAAGCCGCACCACATCTCCCTGAAGACTATGCAACCGCTTGTAGAGGGGAGGTGCCTGCTAGACTCATGTTTGCATGA